A region from the Brassica napus cultivar Da-Ae chromosome C8, Da-Ae, whole genome shotgun sequence genome encodes:
- the LOC106355300 gene encoding uncharacterized protein LOC106355300, with the protein MSKIANLDFSALKSNGDNYLEWALDAKIMLRSKDLGDTITKDNNSSDKDKYRAIYMIRHHLQENLKTQYMTMENPYDLWIALQRRYDHQKTVLLPKAQYDWKHIRFLDYKSVDEYNSVLFRIVSLLRLCGEKVTEEEMLNKTLSTFPQTNMVLQQQYRERNFATYTELIECLLLAEANNELLLKNSEMRPPGTAPLPDISKLAIEPKKESNLVQHNDHPGPNRGRSQGRGCGSFKAHGRGRGRGTTPGFGRGRGRGRSVSFKPQIKADRCHRCGMGNHWAKNCRTPKHLCELYMESLKRNPEANMVRDP; encoded by the coding sequence atGTCAAAGATTGCGAATCTTGATTTCAGTGCTTTGAAAAGCAATGGTGACAACTACCTGGAATGGGCGCTTGATGCAAAGATCATGCTGCGATCAAAAGATCTTGGTGACACAATCACCAAAGACAACAATTCCAGTGACAAAGACAAGTATAGAGCTATCTACATGATACGCCACCATCTCCAAGAGAACTTGAAAACTCAGTACATGACCATGGAAAATCCATATGACCTTTGGATCGCTTTACAGCGAAGATATgaccaccagaaaacggtgttgcttccaaaggctcaATATGATTGGAAACACATAAGGTTCTTGGACTACAAATCAGTAGACGAGTACAACTCAGTCCTGTTCAGAATTGTGTCCTTGTTAAGGTTATGTGGTGAAAAAGTAACCGAGGAAGAGATGCTTAATAAAACTCTCTCCACGTTTCCTCAAACCAACATGGTATTGCAACAGCAGTACAGAGAGAGGAATTTCGCCACATATACTGAGTTGATAGAATGTCTCTTGTTGGCTGAAGCTAACAACGAACTGTTATTgaaaaacagtgagatgagacctcctGGTACAGCTCCATTACCCGACATCTCTAAGCTGGCTATAGAGCCAAAGAAAGAGAGTAACCTTGTCCAACACAATGACCATCCCGGTCCAAACCGTGGAAGAAGTCAAGGACGAGGTTGTGGTTCTTTTAAAGCACACGGGCGAGGACGTGGTCGCGGTACCACACCCGGCTTTGGCCGTGGTCGTGGCCGAGGCCGTAGTGTGTCTTTTAAACCACAGATCAAAGCTGATCGATGCCACAGATGTGGTATGGGTAATCATTGGGCAAAGAATTGCCGAACTCCTAAGCATTTGTGTGAGCTTTACATGGAGAGCTTAAAAAGAAACCCGGAAGCTAACATGGTTCGAGACCCGtga
- the LOC106358329 gene encoding 26S proteasome regulatory subunit 4 homolog A gives MGQGPSGGLNRQGGDRKPDGGGDKKEKKFEPAAPPSRVGRKQRKQKGPEAAARLPAVTPSTKCKLRLLKMERIKDYLLMEEEFVANQERLKPQEEKAEEDRSKVDDLRGTPMSVGNLEELIDENHAIVSSSVGPEYYVGIMSFVDKDQLEPGCSILMHNKVLSVVGILQDEVDPMVSVMKVEKAPLESYADIGGLEAQIQEIKEAVELPLTHPELYEDIGIKPPKGVILYGEPGTGKTLLAKAVANSTSATFLRVVGSELIQKYLGDGPKLVRELFRVADDLSPSIVFIDEIDAVGTKRYDANSGGEREIQRTMLELLNQLDGFDSRGDVKVILATNRIESLDPALLRPGRIDRKIEFPLPDIKTRRRIFQIHTSKMTLSEDVNLEEFVMTKDEFSGADIKAICTEAGLLALRERRMKVTHPDFKKAKEKVMFKKKEGVPEGLYM, from the exons ATGGGTCAAGGACCATCCGGAGGTTTGAACCGCCAAGGGGGAGATCGTAAACCCGACGGCGGCGGAgacaagaaagagaagaagttcGAACCTGCAGCACCACCGTCCCGCGTGGGGAGAAAGCAGCGGAAGCAAAAAGGACCGGAGGCGGCGGCGCGGCTCCCGGCGGTGACTCCTTCCACGAAATGCAAGCTCAGGCTGCTCAAGATGGAGAGGATCAAGGACTATCTGCTGATGGAGGAAGAGTTTGTGGCGAACCAGGAGAGGCTGAAGCCTCAGGAGGAGAAGGCGGAGGAGGATAGATCTAAGGTTGATGATCTGAGAGGGACGCCGATGAGCGTTGGGAACTTGGAGGAGCTGATTGATGAGAATCACGCGATCGTTTCTTCTTCGGTTGGGCCTGAGTATTATGTTGGGATAATGTCGTTCGTTGATAAAGATCAGCTCGAGCCTGGTTGCTCGATCTTGATGCATAATAAG GTTCTGTCTGTTGTTGGGATTCTACAAGATGAAGTGGATCCGATGGTGTCTGTTATGAAAGTAGAGAAGGCCCCTTTGGAGTCATATGCTGACATTGGAGGTTTAGAAGCTCAGATTCAGGAGATTAAGGAAGCTGTTGAGCTGCCTTTGACTCATCCCGAGTTGTATGAAGATATTGGTATTAAGCCCCCCAAGGGTGTGATTCTGTATGGTGAGCCAGGAACTGGGAAGACTCTGCTTGCTAAG gCGGTGGCTAACTCTACATCAGCTACTTTCTTGAGAGTTGTTGGTAGTGAACTGATTCAGAAGTATTTGGGAGATGGTCCCAAGCTTGTGCGGGAGCTTTTCAGAGTTGCTGATGACCTTTCACCATCAATCGTCTTCATAGACGAGATTGATGCTGTTGGTACCAAGCG GTATGATGCTAACTCAGGAGGTGAGCGTGAGATCCAAAGAACCATGTTGGAACTTTTGAACCAGCTTGATGGATTTGATTCAAGAGGAGACGTTAAGGTCATCCTTGCAACAAACAGAATCGAGAGTCTTGACCCGGCACTTCTTAGACCTGGGCGTATTGATAGGAAGATCGAGTTCCCACTTCCAGATATCAAAACCAGAAGACGCATCTTCCAG ATACACACATCGAAGATGACTCTTTCGGAAGATGTAAACTTGGAAGAGTTTGTGATGACGAAAGACGAGTTCTCAGGAGCTGATATAAAGGCTATTTGCACCGAGGCTGGTCTGCTTGCTCTCAGGGAGCGCCGTATGAAG GTGACGCATCCGGATTTCAAGAAAGCAAAGGAGAAGGTTATGTTCAAGAAGAAAGAAGGCGTCCCTGAAGGCCTTTACATGTAA
- the LOC125591483 gene encoding uncharacterized protein LOC125591483 isoform X2, protein MTCIPGTDNLTWSDEQTRFFLQLRLYENLKGNIRKQMVNEAVRHAIMDKFYEAFGINIPWRKFGIKYNTCKKQHESFKKLTQNRMGLGFDSTGFINMSEDWWNERCKEWPGARKFKDKPIANMDLMKKVFGTVYISGGEGWSAQQGEDVLDTKHSDHDDEIDGEDDAESRRDIPTKEAVGAESRRGVPTQETDVASESRNFGSKNVGPLFF, encoded by the exons ATGACATGCATCCCTGGAACTGAT AATCTTACATGGAGTGACGAACAAACACGCTTCTTTCTTCAACTAAGACTTTATGAGAATCTGAAAGGAAACATAAGAAAACAGATGGTTAATGAGGCTGTGAGACATGCGATAATGGATAAGTTCTATGAGGCATTTGGTATAAACATTCCATGGAGAAAATTTGGGATAAAGTACAATACTTGCAAGAAGCAGCATGAGTCTTTTAAGAAGTTGACTCAGAACAGAATGGGGCTTGGTTTTGATTCAACCGGATTCATCAACATGAGTGAGGACTGGTGGAATGAGCGATGTAAG GAGTGGCCAGGTGCTAGAAAATTTAAAGACAAGCCGATAGCAAATATGGATTTGATGAAGAAGGTATTTGGGACAGTTTATATTAGTGGAGGTGAAGGTTGGTCTGCTCAGCAAGGTGAAGATGTTTTAGACACAAAGCACTCAGATCATGATGATGAGattgatggtgaagatgatgCTGAGTCAAGGCGTGATATTCCAACTAAAGAAGCTGTTGGAGCTGAATCAAGGCGTGGTGTCCCTACTCAAGAAACTGATGTTGCATCTGAATCAAGAAATTTTGGATCAAAGAATGTTGGCCCTCTCTTCTTCTAG
- the LOC125591483 gene encoding uncharacterized protein LOC125591483 isoform X1, with the protein MTCIPGTDVSIFPSNLLFDLGFIKCFSYCLESSNKNLTWSDEQTRFFLQLRLYENLKGNIRKQMVNEAVRHAIMDKFYEAFGINIPWRKFGIKYNTCKKQHESFKKLTQNRMGLGFDSTGFINMSEDWWNERCKEWPGARKFKDKPIANMDLMKKVFGTVYISGGEGWSAQQGEDVLDTKHSDHDDEIDGEDDAESRRDIPTKEAVGAESRRGVPTQETDVASESRNFGSKNVGPLFF; encoded by the exons ATGACATGCATCCCTGGAACTGATGTGAGTATCTTCCCCTCTAATCTCTTATTTGATCTCGGTTTTATCAAATGCTTTTCTTATTGTCTTGAATCTTCAAATAAGAATCTTACATGGAGTGACGAACAAACACGCTTCTTTCTTCAACTAAGACTTTATGAGAATCTGAAAGGAAACATAAGAAAACAGATGGTTAATGAGGCTGTGAGACATGCGATAATGGATAAGTTCTATGAGGCATTTGGTATAAACATTCCATGGAGAAAATTTGGGATAAAGTACAATACTTGCAAGAAGCAGCATGAGTCTTTTAAGAAGTTGACTCAGAACAGAATGGGGCTTGGTTTTGATTCAACCGGATTCATCAACATGAGTGAGGACTGGTGGAATGAGCGATGTAAG GAGTGGCCAGGTGCTAGAAAATTTAAAGACAAGCCGATAGCAAATATGGATTTGATGAAGAAGGTATTTGGGACAGTTTATATTAGTGGAGGTGAAGGTTGGTCTGCTCAGCAAGGTGAAGATGTTTTAGACACAAAGCACTCAGATCATGATGATGAGattgatggtgaagatgatgCTGAGTCAAGGCGTGATATTCCAACTAAAGAAGCTGTTGGAGCTGAATCAAGGCGTGGTGTCCCTACTCAAGAAACTGATGTTGCATCTGAATCAAGAAATTTTGGATCAAAGAATGTTGGCCCTCTCTTCTTCTAG